The Paenibacillus sp. BIC5C1 DNA segment ACATGAAGAATGGAAAAGAACACAGCAGGTATGAAGCGGCACGGGCAGACCCAATAAACCGATGATTATAAAGGAAAGTATGCAATCCATGCCGAATACATCGGTCAGGTGATAAATGATGATAACTATTCAAGTTCTTCAAGTTCCGGCACAACTGCCGGAGTCATACTGGAATCTTTTTCTGTCGCGAGTATCTGAGGAAAGACGAGGACAAGCTGCACGTTTTGTACATCAGGCGGACGCCTATCGCTCTGTTCTGGGCGAAGTGTTGACCCGTGTGACGCTAAGCAAGTTGACTGGCCTAAAGCCGGGAGATCTTTCCTATACACGTAACCAATACGGCAAACCTTCCCTCAATCTCAGTCACCATGCTGGTGTTCAATTTAATGTCTCGCACTCTGGCGATTGGATTGCATTAATCTCTGGCGGTGACGCTGATCTGGGTGTGGATGTGGAAAAAATAGCGCCCATCGATATGAAGATTGCAGAGCGTTTCTTCTCTCTCACAGAGAGCGGATTTCTGGCTGAGGAGCCTGCCGAGATGCAGCTGGAGACCTTCTACCGTTTATGGACGCTGAAGGAAAGCTACATCAAGGCCGCAGGCATGGGCCTGTCCATGCCTCTTGATTCATTCTCCATGATCCGTAATGCTCCTGGTAACTGGCACTCCCCAGAAGCAGCCGCTTATGCATTCCTCAGCCTGCGACTGGATCACGGGCATATGTTAGCCGCATGTTCCGCAGGAGAAGATTTACCTGCCCAGCCGGATGTCATCACAATCGAAGAGTTGTATCAGGCATTATTATGAAGGAGGGGTTACAAACCCCTCTCTTCCAATAACAATCATGCTTAAAATCCCTGGCGAGCCCGCCAGGGATTTTTTCAAAACTTGGGACTATTGTGATTCCTGCGTCAATGATGGAGATTTCTTTTGCCTCCGAAAGAGACTCTGACCGCTGTTTTTCCGTATCGTTGCAGCCGCATCAGCATCACTGATTTTAAGGGCAAAGCATAGGCCAATCAACAAAAACGTAGCAGCCCCCAGCAAAGCCAACCGGTAAGCCAGCATATTGGGCTCCATCGCTCCAGCCGCAGTAACCGTCGTTGTACCCACGCCAGCCAGAACAGCAGACAATAACGCCATTCCGATCGCGGAACCCATCCGATTTTGCACCGTGAACCAGGTGGAGGCACGTCCCATGGAAGGGGGCGGGATTTGGGCAAATGAAGCAATCTGTACCGCGCCTACCGTCTGCCCCAGGAAGATCCCCACTCCGAACAATAATGAACGAATGAACCACGGATTCGTATCCACTGTAATCTGACTAAGCGTAATGAAAATCACAGCCGTGCAGATCAAAC contains these protein-coding regions:
- a CDS encoding 4'-phosphopantetheinyl transferase family protein; protein product: MMITIQVLQVPAQLPESYWNLFLSRVSEERRGQAARFVHQADAYRSVLGEVLTRVTLSKLTGLKPGDLSYTRNQYGKPSLNLSHHAGVQFNVSHSGDWIALISGGDADLGVDVEKIAPIDMKIAERFFSLTESGFLAEEPAEMQLETFYRLWTLKESYIKAAGMGLSMPLDSFSMIRNAPGNWHSPEAAAYAFLSLRLDHGHMLAACSAGEDLPAQPDVITIEELYQALL